One genomic window of Candidatus Nitrosopumilus sediminis includes the following:
- a CDS encoding S8 family serine peptidase: MITNSHAFVSGDIDNIVTSENKLTFDSDIIQINPDFFVENNFKRYLIFGNNLEQNDFLKSNSIHGIQSDSGFFSVALLSETSASNLVSQGYYVVEDFKLDFHSLNDQIKDVSRIGEITGSNLAKTNYNSTGNGTVIAIVDTGVDFSNPDIQHSLARDEINHPMMLDPDGQGIVLTNATFFAYIDKNEIIRNYSKPIPSHMTSSAYVTRDGVFLDVSQGGKGSDIPIYNSFFPQMGTSVIFNGTLSNDMKIGDDNRNYIKSKSGIYHLGVIYQGGLSGPFARIQVVPVLVVDSFTPGVYDTIIPDLSTSWEDYTRFDLESGKKPNYDFDFTDEKPIVLGSGKEFLVYDSNGDGKNDYSAGTFGAQVLDVYGVIEKNSTDVIDTLKAINGTLLPALDSDGEFFGLMTDFMGHGTSSAASITSRGQETYDIYNNSKKYSITGVAPDAKIVPVKALWFGDTVYGWLWTAGFENEDHNWKFSGKPRVDIISNSWGVSNFPSFSTSPGMDILSLILSLLVTPNSLDDDYPGVTIISSAGNSGHGYGTIGLPNASPFGIAVGATTNNVFVGYGPFKDQPRFGNTTIHSNNVVDFSSRGPSSIGDPKPDIMSIGAHGFVPSNVLKVNKDSKVESFSLFGGTSMAAPLVSGSAAILIEEMKKQSKDYDSFLIKNILMSTATDLHNDPMTQGSGLVNTKSALDYVNGENGVFIVYNNGSYDNIKKVLEPAIKKINSTSIGFEKFQLSSHSFPMTSWFAGQLLPGERSTTTFTVENPTDDYLTISIKPQTLSLMSKTHLNGTTIVQQQDSILNKTGTFAPNYVKLSEFGNSTELVTFFDEDDPIPDKSSLMILNANFQFDDFMNNTSDVYADDLKIASLYLYDWIDNNNDTKITSNELSMINRAGSWGTVQELRVSEPDEKFEGIPLVGVYPVPTRYSYWLGDTKQNSTSMDYTISASHYEKEKWSLLWLESETISIPPKTSSTVDVTLVTPNDFKTGVYQGFLTFQSDRHVVNAPVSFVIKQPVIENDSVILIKGIQSDDVLYGNGYTKGAFDMVNRYMAGDWRQYYFDIQNESINSAAIELSWISNDTNLSVFVMDPSGQIVQTNVPSGVFGHFLGWASLDWLGNSIFSQGGGFFPVKNKDETSTVLYVPINQTGTYTLLTHSTLFGGSSTTEPITLVAKFSNISPEIILEDERSVETEFIPSNSNNGSEIQPKTITLSKETENTISEPTFSLGIGIGIIIGIAIGIVVIFILRQKPPK; encoded by the coding sequence ATGATAACAAATTCACATGCGTTTGTTTCTGGTGATATCGACAATATTGTAACTTCTGAAAACAAACTAACTTTTGATTCAGATATTATACAAATAAATCCAGATTTTTTCGTTGAAAATAATTTTAAAAGATATTTGATTTTTGGAAACAATCTAGAACAAAATGATTTTTTAAAATCGAATTCAATTCATGGAATTCAATCTGATAGTGGATTCTTTTCTGTTGCGCTTCTTTCTGAAACTTCAGCATCTAATCTGGTTTCACAAGGATATTATGTTGTTGAGGATTTCAAACTGGATTTTCATTCTTTAAATGATCAAATTAAAGATGTTTCTAGGATTGGTGAGATAACAGGATCAAATTTAGCTAAAACAAATTATAATTCAACAGGAAATGGAACTGTAATTGCTATTGTAGATACTGGAGTTGATTTCTCAAACCCAGACATACAGCATTCACTTGCACGAGATGAAATTAATCACCCCATGATGCTAGATCCTGATGGCCAAGGAATTGTATTGACAAATGCAACCTTTTTTGCATATATTGACAAAAATGAAATTATACGAAATTATAGCAAACCGATTCCATCTCACATGACCTCATCTGCATATGTTACGCGTGATGGAGTATTCCTTGATGTATCTCAAGGTGGTAAAGGCAGTGACATACCAATATACAATTCATTTTTCCCACAGATGGGAACTTCAGTAATTTTTAATGGTACGTTATCAAATGATATGAAAATTGGCGATGATAATAGAAATTATATCAAATCAAAAAGTGGAATTTATCATCTTGGAGTGATATATCAAGGAGGATTGAGTGGACCGTTTGCTCGAATTCAAGTGGTACCAGTTCTAGTTGTTGACTCTTTCACACCTGGCGTATATGATACAATCATTCCTGATCTTAGTACTTCTTGGGAGGATTACACAAGATTTGATTTGGAATCTGGAAAAAAGCCAAACTACGATTTTGATTTTACTGATGAAAAACCAATTGTTTTAGGGAGTGGAAAAGAATTCCTTGTTTATGATTCAAATGGTGATGGGAAAAATGATTATAGTGCAGGAACATTTGGCGCTCAAGTTCTTGATGTTTATGGTGTGATTGAAAAAAATTCTACTGATGTCATTGATACTCTCAAAGCAATCAATGGAACTCTTTTGCCTGCTTTAGATTCTGATGGTGAATTTTTTGGTTTGATGACTGATTTTATGGGACATGGAACATCTAGTGCAGCATCAATTACTTCTCGCGGTCAAGAAACTTATGATATTTACAACAATTCCAAAAAATATTCCATCACTGGTGTGGCCCCTGATGCAAAGATTGTGCCAGTAAAGGCATTATGGTTTGGTGATACTGTATATGGTTGGTTATGGACTGCGGGATTTGAAAATGAAGATCACAATTGGAAATTTTCAGGAAAACCTAGAGTTGATATTATTTCAAACAGCTGGGGAGTGTCAAACTTTCCTAGTTTCAGTACCTCGCCTGGAATGGATATCCTATCATTGATTTTGAGCTTATTGGTTACACCCAATTCATTAGATGATGATTATCCTGGAGTAACAATAATTTCAAGTGCAGGAAATTCCGGTCATGGTTATGGAACAATAGGCTTACCAAATGCATCACCATTTGGAATTGCAGTAGGAGCAACGACAAACAATGTCTTTGTTGGATATGGTCCTTTCAAAGATCAACCCAGATTTGGAAATACAACTATTCATTCTAACAATGTCGTTGATTTTTCAAGCAGAGGCCCTAGTTCAATTGGAGATCCGAAACCCGATATAATGAGTATCGGTGCTCACGGATTTGTACCTTCAAATGTTTTAAAAGTCAACAAAGATTCCAAAGTTGAATCTTTCTCATTGTTTGGCGGTACTAGTATGGCTGCTCCTCTTGTATCTGGAAGTGCAGCAATTTTAATTGAAGAAATGAAAAAACAATCAAAAGACTATGATTCATTTCTGATCAAAAATATTCTCATGTCTACTGCAACTGATCTGCATAATGATCCTATGACTCAAGGATCTGGATTAGTAAATACTAAATCTGCTTTAGATTATGTTAATGGGGAAAATGGAGTTTTCATAGTTTACAACAACGGTTCATATGATAACATCAAAAAAGTTCTTGAACCTGCAATCAAAAAGATTAATTCAACATCAATTGGATTTGAAAAGTTTCAACTTTCTTCACACTCATTTCCTATGACAAGTTGGTTTGCAGGACAACTACTTCCAGGGGAAAGAAGCACCACGACTTTTACTGTTGAAAATCCAACTGATGATTATCTTACAATTAGCATAAAGCCTCAAACTTTATCATTAATGTCAAAGACACATCTTAACGGAACAACAATTGTACAACAACAAGATTCAATTTTAAACAAGACTGGCACTTTTGCTCCAAACTATGTTAAACTGTCTGAATTTGGCAATTCTACCGAACTTGTAACATTCTTTGACGAAGATGATCCAATTCCTGATAAATCGTCATTAATGATATTGAATGCAAATTTCCAATTCGATGATTTCATGAATAATACTTCGGATGTTTATGCCGATGATCTTAAAATTGCATCTCTCTACCTATATGATTGGATTGATAACAATAATGATACAAAAATTACTAGCAATGAATTATCTATGATTAATAGAGCTGGTTCTTGGGGAACTGTTCAAGAACTTAGGGTTTCAGAACCTGATGAAAAATTTGAAGGCATACCTTTAGTTGGAGTTTATCCTGTACCAACAAGATATTCTTATTGGCTTGGTGATACAAAACAAAATTCTACCTCGATGGATTATACCATATCTGCTAGTCATTACGAAAAAGAAAAATGGTCTTTACTTTGGCTCGAATCTGAAACGATTTCAATTCCCCCAAAAACATCATCAACAGTTGACGTGACATTGGTTACCCCAAATGATTTCAAAACAGGTGTGTATCAAGGATTTTTAACTTTTCAAAGTGATAGACATGTCGTAAATGCCCCTGTATCTTTTGTAATCAAACAACCTGTAATAGAAAATGATTCTGTGATTTTGATTAAAGGTATTCAAAGTGATGATGTACTTTATGGAAACGGGTACACTAAAGGCGCATTTGATATGGTCAACCGTTACATGGCTGGTGATTGGAGACAATATTATTTTGACATTCAAAATGAATCCATTAATTCTGCTGCTATAGAACTTTCTTGGATAAGCAATGATACGAATCTGTCTGTATTTGTAATGGATCCTTCTGGACAAATAGTACAAACAAATGTTCCCTCTGGTGTCTTTGGGCATTTTCTTGGATGGGCCTCACTTGATTGGCTTGGTAATTCTATCTTTAGTCAAGGTGGTGGATTTTTCCCAGTAAAAAACAAAGATGAAACATCAACAGTTCTCTATGTCCCAATTAATCAAACAGGAACATACACACTTTTGACACATTCAACTTTGTTTGGTGGTTCATCAACTACTGAACCAATTACACTTGTAGCTAAATTTTCAAACATTTCGCCTGAAATAATATTAGAGGATGAACGATCTGTGGAAACTGAATTTATTCCAAGTAATTCAAATAATGGTTCAGAAATACAACCTAAAACAATTACTCTATCTAAGGAAACAGAAAATACAATCTCTGAACCTACATTCAGTCTTGGTATTGGAATTGGCATAATTATTGGAATTGCGATCGGAATTGTTGTAATTTTTATCCTTAGACAAAAACCTCCTAAATAA
- a CDS encoding methyl-accepting chemotaxis protein — translation MMLMAAPNSFAELELFTNSKVYSPEHTLQVYGKGLPEENLIIRIFAPDESIAKFDQITTNEDGSFNYGLLTWPEPSTNFPYGTYTVELISTEQNGLSQKIDVKFSSTTELLDVPVERNVNTLVFAPETAAINQPIRVFVQTTSDGLLVGNEPRELLGTTHVHLPSGISVTLTNSFKTLHQGLYYVDYTPIEEGTHVFHVVAFSQGTTSHGSAATNVLSQDLGGISDQIVNLNSVLDETSSQLDVLKSEIKGFDTTLKYASSQIDENIGTFALSAKSISESSAQLNALLLPIIASIGLIVALQIAILARRR, via the coding sequence ATGATGCTAATGGCTGCACCAAATTCATTTGCAGAACTTGAACTATTTACAAATAGCAAAGTATACTCTCCTGAACACACTCTGCAAGTTTACGGGAAAGGATTGCCTGAGGAAAATCTAATTATTCGAATTTTTGCTCCTGATGAATCGATTGCAAAATTTGATCAAATAACAACTAATGAAGATGGTTCTTTTAATTATGGATTGTTAACATGGCCTGAACCTTCGACTAATTTTCCATATGGGACATATACTGTTGAATTAATCAGTACAGAACAAAATGGTTTATCTCAAAAAATTGATGTAAAGTTTTCATCTACAACAGAACTACTTGATGTCCCTGTAGAAAGAAATGTCAATACTTTGGTTTTTGCTCCAGAAACTGCAGCAATTAATCAACCAATCAGAGTATTTGTTCAAACAACTAGTGATGGGCTTTTAGTAGGAAATGAACCACGTGAATTATTAGGTACAACACATGTTCATCTTCCATCTGGAATATCTGTGACATTAACTAATTCATTTAAAACACTTCATCAGGGATTGTATTATGTAGATTATACTCCAATAGAAGAGGGAACACATGTATTTCATGTAGTTGCGTTTAGCCAAGGAACTACCTCTCATGGTTCAGCCGCTACAAATGTTCTAAGCCAAGATCTTGGAGGGATCTCAGATCAAATAGTAAATCTGAATTCAGTTTTGGATGAAACATCTAGTCAACTAGATGTTCTAAAATCTGAAATTAAAGGATTTGACACAACTCTGAAATATGCAAGTAGTCAAATCGATGAAAACATAGGAACTTTTGCACTATCTGCAAAATCCATCAGCGAATCTTCTGCCCAACTCAACGCATTGTTACTGCCAATTATTGCATCAATAGGATTGATTGTTGCACTACAAATTGCAATTCTTGCTAGAAGAAGATAG
- a CDS encoding ubiquinol-cytochrome c reductase iron-sulfur subunit — MSELGTKKSGGLSRRDFLKLMGAAGTGLAFAPFVPFGNFMPNPNQASLERVPVILPDGTQANINNYPVNHAEVITYPATGDAALDAEAFRKWQFIRLPEELGGGKKDTSSLRAYSMICLHLWCLWKYWPDEGRKRGECPCHGSMYDPITGTAFVGPASVQAAPSNTLPKLTLEIDSDGFVFIMPPKFNANENGVIGYGRFA, encoded by the coding sequence ATGTCAGAACTGGGGACAAAAAAGTCTGGCGGATTATCCCGAAGAGACTTTCTCAAATTAATGGGGGCGGCAGGCACAGGATTAGCTTTTGCACCCTTTGTGCCGTTTGGCAACTTTATGCCAAATCCAAATCAGGCATCCCTTGAAAGAGTGCCAGTAATTTTGCCTGATGGTACACAAGCTAACATCAATAATTATCCCGTTAACCATGCTGAAGTAATCACCTATCCTGCAACTGGTGATGCTGCACTTGATGCAGAAGCATTTCGTAAATGGCAATTCATTAGATTGCCTGAGGAATTAGGTGGTGGAAAAAAAGATACTTCTTCTTTGCGAGCTTATAGTATGATTTGTTTACATCTTTGGTGTTTGTGGAAATATTGGCCTGATGAGGGCCGAAAAAGAGGTGAGTGTCCATGTCATGGAAGTATGTATGATCCAATAACTGGGACCGCATTTGTTGGCCCTGCATCTGTTCAAGCTGCACCATCAAATACATTGCCTAAACTAACTTTAGAAATTGATTCAGATGGTTTTGTATTTATCATGCCGCCAAAGTTTAATGCAAATGAAAATGGAGTAATAGGATATGGCCGTTTCGCTTGA
- a CDS encoding glycosyltransferase family 2 protein — MKLACIPAYNEESHIEFLVKSAMNHVDSVIVCDDGSTDNTAKIAKKAGAVVISHKTNKGYGAAIISLFEYARNNNAETMITLDGDGQHNPDQIPLLLNTITQHNVDVVIGSRFLNQNTEAPGYRQRGIKIITSAANYGADLKVTDSQSGFRAYSKDAIDAIHPTEEGMAVSTEILLKISNKGLSLAEIPITISYEGDTSEHNPLSHGLSVLANTIKYISIKHPLKFYGIPGVALIIAGIIIGGIFLDAYLNKQAVFYGSLLGSVVMFLLGAILSVTSIILFSMANLIRDRY; from the coding sequence TTGAAACTTGCTTGCATCCCCGCATATAATGAGGAATCCCACATTGAATTTTTAGTAAAGTCTGCAATGAATCATGTGGATTCTGTAATAGTATGTGATGATGGATCTACTGATAACACTGCAAAAATAGCAAAAAAGGCAGGGGCTGTAGTAATTTCGCACAAAACAAACAAAGGATATGGTGCTGCCATTATTTCACTATTTGAATATGCAAGAAACAACAATGCAGAAACTATGATTACTTTAGATGGTGATGGACAGCACAATCCTGACCAGATCCCGCTATTACTAAACACCATAACTCAACATAATGTTGATGTGGTAATTGGTTCAAGATTTCTAAACCAAAACACTGAAGCTCCAGGGTATAGGCAAAGGGGAATCAAGATTATAACGTCTGCTGCAAACTATGGCGCAGATCTCAAAGTAACAGACTCTCAATCAGGATTCAGAGCATACTCCAAAGATGCAATCGATGCAATTCATCCAACAGAAGAAGGAATGGCAGTATCAACTGAAATACTGTTAAAAATATCAAACAAGGGATTATCCCTAGCTGAGATTCCAATTACTATCTCTTATGAGGGTGACACCTCAGAGCACAATCCACTCTCCCATGGACTATCAGTTCTTGCAAATACCATAAAATACATCTCAATAAAACATCCCCTGAAATTTTACGGAATTCCAGGAGTTGCACTAATCATTGCAGGAATTATTATTGGTGGAATATTTTTAGATGCATATCTGAATAAACAAGCTGTCTTTTATGGTTCATTGTTGGGATCAGTTGTAATGTTTTTGCTTGGTGCAATACTGTCTGTCACTTCGATAATTTTGTTTTCGATGGCAAATCTCATTCGTGATAGATACTAG
- a CDS encoding MBL fold metallo-hydrolase: MNVKVLGAANEVGRSGFLVDCNGTKLLLDYGVMFGRRGSPPQYPIHVKPKDLDAIIITHAHLDHSGNVPSLFVSGNTDVYATPPTFDLSKLLIEDMLKIEKNSHPFDLPEVNNMMRNAKEIGFKQKITKGNATFELRESGHVIGGSTVIVESEKKRLFYTGDIKTHGSRMLKEMDLDIGEIDLLITESTYAKTEQKPRKESEAELIEFANEVMDRKGILFIPSFSVERSQEIACILRSSNFKHKIIMDGMALKVNEIMFKHPDYLRDPQVFSDAIKHATSIREHSERKRAMEEPCVVISPAGMLVGGNAVYYLQQLSFDSKNGIALVSYQGEGTPGRKLLDTGMVSTRGKDLSVKAEVKQFQFSGHADRKELFDMIKQIKGNPKVCTVHGDAESCDMFAKEIHEQFGLEAFSPAVNEEITV, from the coding sequence TTGAATGTCAAAGTTTTAGGTGCTGCAAACGAAGTAGGCAGATCTGGATTTTTAGTAGATTGTAATGGTACAAAATTACTATTAGATTATGGAGTAATGTTTGGTCGCAGGGGTAGTCCACCACAATATCCAATACATGTGAAACCAAAAGATTTGGATGCAATTATCATAACTCATGCTCACCTAGATCATTCAGGTAATGTTCCATCTCTTTTTGTAAGTGGGAATACTGATGTTTATGCAACTCCACCTACATTTGATCTTTCAAAATTATTGATTGAAGATATGTTAAAAATTGAAAAAAATTCCCACCCATTTGACCTACCAGAGGTGAACAATATGATGAGAAATGCAAAAGAGATTGGATTCAAACAAAAAATTACTAAAGGAAATGCAACTTTTGAACTAAGAGAATCAGGACATGTGATTGGCGGAAGCACTGTGATAGTAGAATCAGAAAAAAAGCGTCTTTTCTATACAGGTGATATTAAAACTCACGGTTCTAGAATGCTCAAAGAAATGGATTTGGATATTGGGGAAATTGATTTACTAATTACTGAAAGCACATATGCTAAGACTGAACAAAAACCAAGAAAAGAATCAGAAGCAGAATTGATAGAATTTGCGAATGAAGTTATGGATAGAAAAGGAATATTATTCATTCCTTCATTTTCAGTTGAACGCTCTCAAGAGATTGCTTGTATCTTGAGAAGTTCAAATTTCAAACATAAGATAATCATGGATGGAATGGCATTAAAAGTAAATGAGATAATGTTCAAGCATCCAGATTATCTAAGAGACCCACAAGTATTTTCAGACGCAATAAAACATGCAACATCTATCAGAGAACATTCTGAAAGAAAACGTGCTATGGAAGAACCATGTGTTGTAATTTCTCCAGCAGGAATGCTAGTTGGAGGAAATGCAGTGTATTATTTACAACAATTATCTTTTGATAGTAAAAACGGCATAGCTCTAGTTTCTTATCAAGGTGAGGGTACACCTGGAAGAAAATTACTCGATACAGGAATGGTATCAACTAGAGGCAAAGATCTTTCTGTCAAAGCAGAAGTAAAACAATTTCAGTTTTCTGGGCACGCAGATAGAAAAGAATTGTTTGATATGATTAAACAAATTAAAGGAAATCCAAAAGTGTGTACTGTTCATGGTGATGCTGAATCATGTGATATGTTTGCCAAGGAAATTCATGAGCAATTTGGTTTAGAAGCATTTTCTCCAGCAGTCAATGAAGAAATTACTGTGTAA
- a CDS encoding cytochrome b — translation MAVSLERRTGVVAFLYWLWDGVDRTIFTAIKFSFPARFVSPFGFLGMLTFIVFIILGVSGALLMFYYQPILDRAWDSVQFINDEVPFGFHIRNIHYHGSNAMVLLAVLHMYYQYFSGRYKIRNEVLWMTGVILGTVTILEAFTGYDVIFSERAELAISIAASLTTSIPIAGPTIRDAALGSGFSDFVLRFYAQHVFLLPIVMLGLMAVHFPRFLVFDVPMVMAIGGAILITGGVFPIDMGFKFEPTVPPGVTVPEWYLTGIYAFMRTQYDKFVTGLLWPLLFIISFVLIPFIDRYKKFSWRDRPIITAFGITSLAQIMVTTYWGFYISPDISVPLVERLVIDPIFFYSTMILLVPLGFGFTYMMIKLANEAERKSKLAKSNGPQKVATINLSEKWINWLLVALLAFQVFLNIAAYNAALTGMKNVSLFFIGIILLVFAAFFHVYRYAMSQQKNAPPPAPVPVVEEKPKLAEPVPVESSKSLDDKTASDVNPASKELAPEVSVPKTQADLGVGVNNNSNVGSNDLDGVKKL, via the coding sequence ATGGCCGTTTCGCTTGAAAGAAGAACTGGGGTTGTAGCATTCCTTTATTGGCTTTGGGATGGAGTAGATAGAACTATCTTTACTGCAATTAAATTTTCATTTCCTGCAAGATTCGTAAGTCCGTTTGGATTTTTAGGAATGCTTACTTTTATTGTATTTATTATTCTTGGAGTTTCAGGAGCTCTGTTGATGTTTTATTATCAACCAATTCTTGATAGAGCATGGGATAGTGTTCAATTCATCAATGATGAAGTTCCGTTTGGTTTTCACATTCGAAATATTCACTACCATGGCTCAAATGCTATGGTTCTTTTAGCAGTTCTTCACATGTATTATCAGTACTTTAGTGGAAGATACAAAATTAGAAATGAAGTTTTATGGATGACCGGTGTTATCTTAGGTACTGTAACTATTCTTGAAGCATTTACTGGATACGACGTAATTTTTAGTGAAAGAGCAGAACTTGCAATTAGTATTGCCGCGTCGTTGACAACATCCATTCCAATAGCTGGACCGACGATTCGTGATGCGGCGTTAGGTAGTGGTTTCTCTGACTTTGTGTTACGATTCTATGCACAACACGTATTCTTGTTGCCTATTGTAATGCTTGGATTAATGGCAGTACACTTCCCAAGATTTCTCGTCTTTGATGTACCAATGGTTATGGCAATTGGCGGTGCTATTTTGATCACTGGTGGTGTATTCCCAATTGATATGGGATTCAAGTTTGAACCCACAGTTCCGCCCGGTGTAACTGTCCCTGAATGGTATCTTACAGGAATCTATGCATTCATGAGAACACAATATGACAAATTTGTTACAGGCTTGCTGTGGCCATTACTGTTCATTATATCGTTTGTACTGATTCCGTTTATCGACAGATACAAGAAATTCTCATGGAGAGATAGACCAATTATTACTGCATTTGGAATAACAAGCCTTGCCCAAATCATGGTTACTACATACTGGGGATTCTATATCTCACCAGATATCTCGGTTCCATTAGTAGAGCGTTTGGTAATTGATCCAATATTCTTCTACTCTACAATGATCTTGCTGGTACCATTAGGATTTGGATTTACTTACATGATGATCAAGCTAGCAAATGAGGCAGAAAGAAAATCAAAACTTGCAAAAAGTAACGGTCCACAAAAAGTTGCAACCATCAATCTATCTGAAAAATGGATTAACTGGTTACTTGTTGCACTTTTGGCATTCCAAGTATTCTTAAACATTGCAGCTTACAACGCAGCTTTGACAGGAATGAAGAATGTTTCATTGTTCTTTATCGGAATTATACTGCTAGTGTTTGCTGCATTCTTCCATGTGTATAGATATGCAATGAGCCAACAAAAGAATGCTCCACCACCAGCACCTGTGCCTGTGGTTGAAGAAAAACCAAAACTCGCAGAACCAGTACCTGTGGAATCAAGTAAATCTCTAGACGATAAAACAGCATCTGATGTAAATCCCGCATCAAAAGAATTGGCACCAGAAGTATCTGTACCAAAAACTCAAGCAGACTTGGGTGTTGGTGTAAACAACAATTCAAATGTTGGTTCTAACGATCTTGATGGAGTGAAAAAATTATGA
- a CDS encoding DNA-3-methyladenine glycosylase family protein: MKKLLCKMQNCVINVDSSINSGQVFLWKKNNANWYGVNGQDILKITNSGDIKSYQNDKTDFFRKKDNIEKIIKSISKDDVTKKAIKQYPGLRVFEQDPFQCLISFIVSSNSNIQKIKNSLEKMSKRFGIKTEFDDQEFFLFPKPEKLAKASINEIKSCGVGYRANFIKEAANRTALKKIDFEYLKKCSYQEAKKEICQIPGVGNKVADCIMLFSLNKLESFPLDRWMIRILEKYYSDKFQLETKTITEKQYGILHEKIVNHFGPFAGYAQQFLFKMERENYQKKWL; the protein is encoded by the coding sequence ATGAAGAAATTACTGTGTAAAATGCAGAATTGTGTCATAAATGTGGATAGTTCGATAAATAGCGGTCAGGTATTTCTATGGAAAAAAAATAATGCAAATTGGTATGGAGTAAACGGTCAAGATATTCTAAAAATAACTAATTCTGGAGACATAAAATCATATCAAAATGATAAGACAGATTTTTTTCGAAAAAAAGACAATATTGAAAAAATTATTAAATCAATTTCAAAAGATGACGTTACAAAAAAAGCTATAAAGCAATATCCAGGGTTAAGAGTATTTGAACAAGATCCCTTTCAATGTTTAATTTCATTTATTGTCTCATCAAACTCCAATATTCAAAAAATTAAAAATAGTTTAGAAAAAATGTCAAAAAGGTTTGGTATTAAAACAGAATTTGATGATCAAGAGTTTTTTTTATTTCCCAAACCAGAAAAACTTGCAAAGGCATCAATAAATGAAATAAAAAGTTGCGGGGTAGGATACCGTGCTAATTTTATCAAAGAAGCGGCAAACAGAACAGCGTTGAAGAAGATTGATTTTGAATACTTGAAAAAATGCAGCTATCAAGAAGCTAAAAAAGAGATTTGCCAAATTCCAGGAGTGGGAAACAAAGTTGCAGATTGCATTATGTTATTTTCATTAAACAAATTAGAATCATTTCCATTAGATAGATGGATGATCAGAATTCTAGAGAAATATTATTCAGATAAATTTCAACTTGAAACTAAAACAATTACAGAAAAACAATATGGAATTCTTCATGAAAAAATCGTTAATCATTTTGGTCCCTTTGCAGGATATGCACAACAATTTCTCTTTAAGATGGAAAGAGAAAACTATCAAAAAAAGTGGCTGTAA
- a CDS encoding cupredoxin domain-containing protein, whose protein sequence is MSAPTSSHAYGIGMIALIIGMSASVVFYTSFYLPESLAKPSVDEHILNPEKSLLIEIVPGAVIEGNQNYVPNKADALLSINNLVVWKNNDDTAHTVTPDHRTSDSYSGDFGSEGVLKPGDTYEFLFTEPQEIHYHCQPHPWMKGSLIVEVSRF, encoded by the coding sequence ATGAGTGCCCCTACATCAAGTCATGCATACGGTATTGGAATGATTGCACTAATTATTGGCATGTCTGCATCTGTTGTATTTTACACTTCATTTTATCTTCCTGAATCTTTGGCAAAACCATCCGTTGATGAACATATCTTGAATCCTGAAAAAAGTTTACTAATTGAAATTGTTCCAGGTGCAGTCATTGAAGGAAATCAAAACTATGTTCCAAATAAAGCAGATGCTTTACTATCTATTAACAATCTTGTAGTATGGAAAAATAATGATGACACTGCACATACTGTAACGCCTGATCATAGAACCTCTGATAGCTATAGTGGTGATTTTGGTTCTGAAGGCGTTCTTAAACCCGGTGATACATATGAATTCCTATTTACTGAACCGCAAGAAATTCATTATCATTGCCAACCTCATCCATGGATGAAGGGATCTTTAATCGTAGAAGTAAGTAGATTCTAG
- a CDS encoding stage II sporulation protein M — MLKIRIILFFVFLGLFSVSFQVGAMYDISDEEANEFVQEFLSNTNAIDGIGIFLNNMTAALPMFIPGFGMFWGAYTAWSTGFGFAAILNMAPGLADMVPLSVLYLSSFGFMELVAYSIAMSRSLYVILALIKRTNMKSLVKLSAIEIGIVTAMLLSAGFLEEYMINSTQGI; from the coding sequence GTGTTAAAAATTAGAATAATCCTATTTTTTGTTTTTTTGGGATTGTTTTCAGTTTCCTTTCAAGTCGGAGCTATGTATGATATTAGTGATGAGGAAGCAAATGAGTTTGTACAGGAATTTCTGTCAAACACTAATGCGATAGATGGAATTGGAATATTTCTAAACAATATGACTGCAGCCCTTCCGATGTTTATTCCAGGGTTTGGAATGTTTTGGGGGGCATACACTGCATGGTCTACAGGATTTGGCTTTGCAGCAATTCTGAACATGGCGCCAGGACTTGCAGACATGGTGCCGCTTTCAGTTCTGTATCTTTCATCTTTTGGTTTTATGGAGCTTGTTGCTTACTCGATTGCAATGTCACGTAGTCTTTATGTGATTTTGGCTTTGATCAAAAGAACAAATATGAAATCTTTGGTAAAACTAAGTGCAATAGAAATAGGAATTGTAACTGCAATGTTGCTATCTGCAGGATTCTTGGAAGAATATATGATTAATTCCACACAGGGCATATAG